From the Synechococcus sp. Nb3U1 genome, one window contains:
- a CDS encoding STAS domain-containing protein — MTTPEIRPAQPGSRAYPSVEIIKRRRAIPEPLSLTVSLRGSHEALENCQVFHLTGLLDAFSEPIFRKVVTKYLEEGSPNIILDLTGIDFVDSSGVGALVQLAKLVQSHSGIFQVVSNARVTQTVKLVRLEKFLSLRSSLQEALDHLTAAGTDNAEPA, encoded by the coding sequence ATCACCACGCCGGAGATCCGGCCTGCACAGCCGGGATCCAGAGCGTACCCCTCTGTCGAGATTATTAAAAGGAGAAGAGCCATTCCGGAACCACTGTCTTTAACGGTCAGTTTACGCGGCAGCCACGAAGCACTGGAAAACTGCCAGGTCTTTCACCTGACCGGCCTTCTGGATGCCTTTTCTGAACCCATCTTTCGTAAAGTCGTCACCAAGTATTTGGAAGAGGGATCCCCCAACATCATCTTGGATTTGACAGGGATCGACTTTGTGGATAGCTCCGGTGTGGGTGCTTTGGTACAGTTGGCCAAGCTAGTGCAGAGCCACTCCGGTATTTTCCAGGTGGTGAGTAATGCCCGCGTCACCCAAACCGTGAAACTGGTGCGATTGGAGAAGTTCCTCTCGTTGCGCAGCTCTCTACAAGAAGCCCTAGACCACCTGACCGCAGCAGGCACCGACAATGCAGAGCCTGCCTAA
- a CDS encoding translocation/assembly module TamB domain-containing protein produces MQQRRLNLTWVGAGLGLGLTAASFGAVWGASAYIQGQLLPQVEETLSQALRRQVELGEVTFLAPWQVSLGESRIEHLATIGSIDLSPDFWTWVQTGEWVLNLTLDQPQLLMMETLDRGWADIQFQLPQPEGEGSLPIQGLNVHLRRGSLTAIPLVGERRQFDQLQAQAQIWLAGEPQAPAEQKDSVPLPPTGGRASFQLSARLQSPDTSGGHPVRLRGVADFPQASGSVWVSSRSVPLDLLPSLLPQVPLTDVQGNAGLELEVAWGRDQPLDLTGQARLQQARLGLEMLPHPFEEVSGSVRFTLQGLDLEQVSGTFGQLPFRDLNGPIRFGAEGFDLRADLPQASLAQVQQTFDFDLPVDVEAVLGGSLTVGGSLTQPEIRGQLQAQAPGRVDRIPLPQYGLDFRFANQTLAFERIDLAAAGGRIQGSGQLQLGLRPADAKGSRLEGLFQLQVRGADAEQVVGWYGGSLPRSVGQVSGQVEVALMGSQPRIQGTWEATGGEIAGTGQVQILRALEPGALPDTRGWVVEIPQAMLRLGEGQAALSGQWAQGQIQAQVAPQNLPLSFFNPELAGSLSGDITAQVNTAEITASSVLAALRAEGSVALSQPLGDIKGQVAWDGSGLVIERGEALGLATVQGRIPVDPETLQVGSLDLAVQADEVSLAQIPGVPDPVQGVLQGSGRVQGSLDDLQVQGDAQLRGLTLGGIGFEDMAGPFRWSRQGTEVALQGQRDQLALSLDPQFQPLQFRVRRGEAEAIGQRQEDLLQVGVNQLPLPLVAGWVAEGPLASLEGILSGDLAINLRNRAVQGRASVADLRLAGIEAQGFSLDFDYRVDRLTVTQARLDLFESTYTASGTLRLPEAPLLARLDPSRETPVPQIELQISTTQGRLEDIISTFKWRQWSDLTRRGFQLPPLRPASVLESEPVGLPEHPLVEQLQYYAQVLATHLETLASRMDPLIPPPSSLRGEFQASVTLAGGLNQPSVSFQLDGQNWQAEEFGIENLTASGSFADGAVMLEPLLLRSGERQASFSGTLGLNEQSGSLQIQGLPLTLVDRFLPDELELEGDLNLDVELAGNLRDPHATGSLTVLNAQINRVPLREVGGQFDYNQGQLRFNSTLLANGDEPIRMVGFVPYTLPFAEVRAESDQIDLTLQAQNGGLRLINLFTDQVHWEGGQSQLELAIQGTLREPSLRGNLSVSEGILSFAALPEPITNLTGQIAFNLNQLEVQELSGQFSQGSLLVNGILPTNSRGALQSGEGFQPLSLQLQGINLTLPNLYRGHLEGEVVVAGLLLQPLIEGRLQVSEGIVDVSPRNGATPEGIPSDPPTWQPRLNGLELALGSGIQILRRNLFEFNASGNLRLFGTPQDLRPAGTITLERGRVALPIAAFRLDRSRPNMAVFDLDNGLDPFLDLRLVTQATEVYRFPQDISPFDNNRNVLGSQQSIDIFATVNGRASELGEADPRNGILALSSSPSRSPEEIVALLGGTALARLNAEVGVAGLAGTALLNDLQEALGDTLGLDEIRLSPVPQIDTRAPNRSSVGLALEVAKDLGSTMSVSVQRNLTDPFQPTRYSTRYRLNEQTLTRASTDLEGNNVISVEFETRF; encoded by the coding sequence GTGCAGCAGCGACGACTCAACCTAACTTGGGTGGGGGCAGGTTTGGGTCTTGGCCTGACGGCGGCTTCTTTCGGGGCGGTGTGGGGTGCCAGTGCTTACATCCAAGGGCAGTTGTTGCCTCAGGTAGAAGAGACCTTATCGCAGGCGTTGCGGCGACAGGTGGAGTTGGGGGAGGTCACCTTCCTCGCCCCTTGGCAGGTGAGCTTGGGAGAAAGCCGGATTGAGCATTTGGCCACGATAGGTTCCATCGACCTCAGCCCTGATTTCTGGACTTGGGTACAAACGGGGGAATGGGTGCTGAACCTCACCCTTGATCAACCGCAACTGCTGATGATGGAAACCTTGGATCGCGGTTGGGCGGATATTCAGTTTCAACTGCCGCAGCCTGAGGGGGAGGGATCCCTGCCCATTCAGGGCTTGAATGTTCATCTGCGGCGGGGATCTCTGACGGCCATCCCGTTGGTGGGGGAACGGCGACAGTTTGATCAACTGCAGGCCCAGGCGCAGATTTGGTTGGCCGGGGAGCCGCAAGCTCCAGCAGAGCAAAAGGACTCCGTCCCGCTGCCGCCAACGGGAGGGCGAGCCAGTTTCCAGCTTTCCGCAAGATTGCAATCGCCGGATACTTCGGGCGGCCATCCGGTACGCCTTAGGGGGGTGGCGGATTTTCCCCAGGCTTCCGGTTCGGTTTGGGTTTCATCTCGGAGTGTACCGCTGGATTTGCTGCCCAGCCTCTTACCCCAGGTGCCTCTAACCGATGTGCAAGGGAATGCCGGTTTGGAGTTGGAGGTGGCTTGGGGTCGGGATCAACCGCTAGACCTGACAGGACAAGCTCGCCTGCAACAGGCCCGCCTTGGGCTGGAGATGTTGCCTCATCCTTTTGAGGAAGTGAGTGGTTCTGTCCGGTTTACTTTGCAAGGACTGGATCTGGAGCAGGTGAGCGGTACCTTCGGCCAACTGCCCTTCCGGGATCTGAATGGCCCGATTCGCTTCGGTGCTGAAGGGTTCGATTTACGGGCAGACCTTCCCCAGGCCAGCTTGGCGCAGGTACAACAAACTTTCGATTTTGACCTGCCCGTGGATGTGGAGGCGGTGCTGGGGGGATCCCTGACGGTGGGGGGATCCCTGACGCAGCCAGAAATCCGGGGTCAGCTTCAGGCGCAGGCTCCTGGGCGGGTGGATCGGATCCCGTTGCCGCAGTACGGTTTGGATTTTCGGTTTGCCAACCAGACTTTAGCCTTTGAGCGGATCGACTTGGCAGCTGCTGGTGGACGCATTCAAGGTTCCGGTCAGCTCCAACTAGGCCTGCGTCCCGCTGACGCGAAGGGATCCCGACTGGAGGGCTTGTTTCAACTTCAGGTGAGGGGGGCGGATGCCGAGCAGGTGGTGGGCTGGTATGGGGGCAGCTTGCCGCGCTCGGTGGGGCAGGTGTCCGGGCAGGTGGAGGTGGCTCTGATGGGATCCCAGCCACGGATCCAAGGGACTTGGGAGGCCACCGGGGGAGAGATTGCTGGCACGGGGCAAGTGCAGATTCTGCGTGCCCTGGAACCTGGGGCACTGCCGGATACCCGCGGCTGGGTGGTGGAGATTCCGCAGGCGATGTTAAGGCTGGGGGAGGGGCAGGCAGCACTGTCGGGGCAGTGGGCGCAGGGGCAAATTCAGGCGCAAGTGGCTCCGCAAAATCTCCCCTTGTCTTTCTTCAACCCAGAGTTGGCAGGATCTCTCTCGGGGGATATTACGGCTCAGGTGAACACGGCTGAAATAACGGCATCGAGTGTCTTGGCGGCATTGCGGGCAGAAGGATCTGTAGCCCTTTCTCAACCTCTAGGCGACATCAAGGGGCAGGTGGCCTGGGATGGATCCGGCTTGGTGATTGAGCGCGGAGAAGCGCTGGGGCTGGCAACAGTGCAAGGGCGGATCCCGGTGGATCCCGAAACCCTCCAGGTGGGATCCCTAGATTTGGCTGTGCAGGCAGATGAGGTTTCGCTGGCTCAGATCCCGGGTGTACCCGACCCGGTGCAGGGGGTTCTGCAGGGTTCCGGTCGAGTACAGGGATCCCTGGATGATTTGCAGGTGCAGGGGGATGCTCAGCTACGGGGCCTGACTCTGGGGGGGATCGGCTTTGAGGATATGGCGGGGCCTTTTCGCTGGTCTAGGCAAGGGACAGAGGTGGCTTTGCAGGGGCAAAGAGACCAGTTGGCGCTGAGTTTGGATCCCCAGTTTCAACCGCTGCAGTTCCGGGTGCGCCGGGGAGAAGCGGAGGCAATCGGTCAGCGACAGGAAGACCTTCTGCAGGTAGGGGTGAACCAGTTGCCCTTGCCCCTGGTGGCTGGGTGGGTGGCAGAAGGGCCTTTGGCCAGCTTGGAAGGGATCCTCAGCGGCGATCTGGCCATCAACCTCAGGAATCGCGCTGTACAAGGGCGAGCCTCCGTCGCGGATCTGCGCTTAGCAGGCATTGAGGCGCAAGGGTTCTCTCTGGATTTCGACTATCGGGTGGATCGCCTTACCGTCACTCAAGCGCGGTTGGATTTGTTCGAGAGCACCTACACCGCTAGCGGTACGCTGCGTCTGCCGGAAGCCCCCCTCCTGGCCCGCTTGGATCCCAGCCGCGAAACCCCTGTGCCTCAGATCGAACTGCAGATCAGTACCACCCAAGGCCGCCTGGAAGATATCATCTCCACCTTTAAGTGGCGGCAATGGAGCGATCTGACCCGCCGCGGCTTCCAGTTACCCCCCCTGCGTCCTGCGTCGGTGTTGGAGAGCGAACCGGTAGGTTTACCAGAACACCCTCTGGTGGAGCAGTTACAGTACTATGCTCAGGTTTTGGCCACCCACCTGGAAACCTTGGCCAGCCGCATGGATCCCTTGATTCCGCCCCCCAGCAGCTTGCGGGGTGAATTCCAGGCCAGTGTCACCCTTGCCGGTGGGCTCAACCAGCCCAGTGTCAGCTTTCAACTGGATGGACAGAATTGGCAAGCGGAAGAGTTTGGGATAGAGAACCTCACCGCTAGCGGCAGTTTTGCCGATGGGGCCGTGATGTTGGAGCCGCTGCTGTTGCGCAGTGGAGAACGGCAGGCCAGCTTCTCCGGCACTTTGGGCCTGAACGAACAGTCGGGATCCCTGCAAATTCAGGGCTTGCCCCTGACCTTGGTGGATCGCTTCTTGCCGGATGAGCTGGAGCTAGAGGGGGATCTGAACCTAGATGTGGAATTGGCGGGTAACCTGCGGGATCCCCATGCCACCGGATCCCTGACGGTGTTGAATGCCCAGATCAACCGGGTGCCGCTGCGGGAGGTAGGGGGCCAATTTGACTACAATCAAGGGCAGTTGCGCTTCAATAGCACCCTCTTGGCCAATGGGGACGAGCCAATCCGCATGGTTGGTTTTGTGCCCTACACCCTCCCCTTTGCTGAGGTTCGGGCCGAATCCGATCAGATCGATCTCACTTTACAAGCCCAAAATGGCGGTCTGCGGCTGATCAACCTCTTCACCGATCAAGTGCACTGGGAAGGGGGACAAAGCCAACTGGAGCTGGCTATCCAGGGCACTTTGCGAGAACCCAGCCTGCGGGGAAATCTCAGCGTCAGCGAAGGGATCCTCAGCTTTGCCGCCCTACCGGAGCCGATCACCAATCTGACGGGGCAAATCGCCTTCAATCTGAACCAACTGGAGGTGCAAGAGCTAAGTGGACAATTCAGCCAGGGATCCCTCCTGGTTAATGGCATTTTGCCCACCAACTCCCGCGGGGCGCTGCAATCGGGGGAAGGGTTCCAACCCTTGAGCTTGCAATTGCAAGGGATCAACCTTACCTTGCCCAATCTCTACAGGGGTCACCTGGAAGGGGAAGTGGTGGTGGCGGGCTTGCTGTTGCAACCTCTGATCGAGGGCCGCTTGCAAGTATCGGAGGGGATTGTGGATGTTAGTCCCCGCAATGGTGCTACCCCAGAAGGGATCCCGTCGGATCCACCCACCTGGCAGCCCCGCCTGAATGGGCTGGAACTGGCCTTGGGATCCGGTATTCAAATTCTGCGTCGCAATCTATTTGAATTCAACGCCTCTGGCAACCTACGCCTTTTCGGCACCCCCCAAGATTTGCGCCCGGCGGGCACCATCACCCTGGAGCGAGGCCGGGTCGCCTTACCCATCGCCGCCTTTCGCTTGGATCGCTCCCGACCCAACATGGCTGTCTTTGATTTGGATAATGGGTTGGATCCCTTCTTGGATCTGCGCTTAGTGACTCAGGCGACCGAGGTTTACCGTTTCCCGCAGGATATCTCCCCCTTCGACAACAACCGCAACGTATTGGGATCCCAGCAGAGCATCGATATTTTTGCCACGGTGAATGGCCGGGCCAGCGAGCTAGGCGAAGCGGATCCCCGCAATGGCATTTTGGCCCTCTCCAGTAGCCCCAGTCGCTCGCCAGAAGAGATCGTCGCCCTCCTGGGGGGAACGGCTTTGGCCCGTCTGAATGCGGAAGTGGGGGTGGCGGGCTTGGCGGGAACCGCGCTTCTGAACGACCTGCAAGAAGCCTTGGGTGATACCTTAGGTCTGGATGAAATTCGCCTCAGCCCTGTCCCCCAAATCGATACTCGCGCTCCCAATCGCTCTTCGGTGGGGCTGGCTCTAGAAGTAGCCAAAGATCTTGGCTCCACCATGTCCGTATCGGTGCAGCGGAACCTGACGGATCCCTTCCAGCCCACCCGCTACAGCACCCGCTATCGACTGAATGAGCAAACCCTCACCCGTGCCAGTACAGATCTAGAGGGCAACAATGTCATTTCTGTAGAATTTGAGACCCGCTTCTAA
- a CDS encoding DUF1636 family protein gives MHSKTSHRLLVCTTFGSTWVNGQRQGKSRGETLWDHLQTQLDCLDPAIQIHPVECMSACSHACVIALAAPQKTTYVFGDLSLEDDESIFATAALYASKTDGILPWADRPHSKRGLLPASRPWVKSLDTQSWIPRNDAADPGLTVFRVRDPVFTAGRGLHLPPAQPEMTKPETVSPPLGRTGG, from the coding sequence ATGCACTCCAAAACTTCCCATCGTCTTCTGGTCTGTACCACCTTCGGCTCTACCTGGGTCAATGGCCAGCGACAGGGCAAAAGCCGGGGGGAAACACTTTGGGATCATCTGCAAACCCAGCTGGATTGCCTTGACCCGGCCATTCAGATACATCCGGTGGAGTGCATGAGTGCCTGTAGCCACGCCTGTGTCATCGCCTTGGCTGCCCCACAGAAAACCACCTACGTGTTTGGGGATCTCTCCCTTGAGGACGATGAGAGCATTTTCGCTACAGCAGCCCTCTACGCCAGCAAAACCGACGGCATCCTGCCCTGGGCGGATCGCCCACACTCAAAAAGGGGGTTATTGCCCGCATCCCGGCCCTGGGTTAAAAGCCTGGACACCCAGAGCTGGATACCTAGAAACGATGCCGCGGATCCCGGCTTAACGGTTTTCCGAGTAAGGGATCCCGTTTTTACTGCAGGTAGGGGGTTACATCTTCCCCCTGCTCAGCCAGAAATGACAAAGCCCGAAACCGTAAGCCCGCCACTTGGTCGTACAGGGGGTTGA
- the rplU gene encoding 50S ribosomal protein L21, which translates to MTYAIVETGGKQLWVEPGRFYDIERLPETDEDSALDLSQVLLVNHEGQVTLGHPYVSEAVVKARILHHRRGTKVIVYKMKPKKKTRKKKGHRQELTRVLIESIELNGVSLATEEPTAEPTTSVEGEVAGIPEDGE; encoded by the coding sequence ATGACTTATGCGATTGTCGAAACCGGTGGCAAGCAGCTTTGGGTTGAGCCAGGGCGTTTTTACGATATAGAGCGCTTACCCGAGACTGACGAAGATAGCGCTTTGGATTTGTCTCAGGTGTTGCTGGTGAACCATGAGGGGCAGGTGACTTTGGGACATCCCTATGTCTCGGAGGCAGTTGTCAAAGCTCGGATCTTGCACCATCGGCGCGGCACCAAAGTCATCGTTTACAAAATGAAGCCGAAAAAAAAGACCCGCAAGAAAAAGGGACATCGGCAAGAACTGACCCGGGTGTTGATCGAGTCTATTGAGCTGAATGGGGTTTCTTTGGCGACGGAAGAACCCACGGCAGAACCGACAACCTCTGTGGAAGGGGAAGTAGCAGGGATCCCTGAGGATGGGGAATGA
- a CDS encoding methyltransferase domain-containing protein — protein sequence MMVLGWGLSLLGLALLSGIGLYLLSARPYQSADSVANSYDQWTEDGILEFYWGEHIHLGHYGSPPQPKDFLEAKADFVHEMVRWAGLDQLPAGTRVLDVGCGIGGSSRILARDYGFSVTGITISPQQVKRAQELTPPGLDVQFLVEDALAMSFPDGSFDVVWSIEAGPHMPDKALFARELLRVLKPGGILAVADWNQRDDRQQPLNGWERLVMRQLLDQWSHPAFASIEGFAELLAATGWVAGEVITADWTEPTLPSWLDSIWQGIRRPQGFLRYGLAGFLKSVREVPTLLLMRLAFGVGLCRFGMFRAVRAKASPHSQANSASLATPL from the coding sequence ATGATGGTACTGGGTTGGGGATTAAGCCTACTGGGTCTGGCGCTGCTGAGCGGGATCGGCCTCTATCTGCTCAGTGCCCGCCCCTACCAATCGGCGGATTCGGTGGCCAACTCCTACGACCAATGGACCGAAGACGGCATTCTGGAGTTTTACTGGGGAGAACACATTCATCTGGGCCACTATGGATCCCCGCCGCAACCCAAAGACTTCTTGGAGGCTAAAGCAGATTTTGTCCACGAGATGGTGCGCTGGGCTGGATTGGATCAGCTGCCCGCTGGAACACGGGTGTTGGATGTGGGCTGTGGGATCGGGGGTAGCAGCCGCATTCTGGCCCGTGACTATGGCTTTTCGGTGACCGGGATCACGATCAGCCCCCAGCAGGTGAAACGGGCGCAAGAGCTCACCCCCCCAGGGTTGGATGTGCAGTTTTTGGTGGAAGATGCCCTGGCTATGTCTTTCCCAGACGGTAGTTTTGATGTGGTTTGGTCGATCGAAGCCGGCCCCCACATGCCAGACAAGGCTCTATTTGCCAGAGAGCTGTTACGGGTGCTCAAACCGGGCGGCATTCTGGCCGTGGCGGATTGGAACCAACGGGATGACCGACAACAGCCTCTGAACGGATGGGAACGTCTGGTGATGCGACAGCTGTTGGATCAGTGGTCTCATCCAGCTTTTGCCAGCATTGAAGGCTTTGCAGAACTGTTAGCTGCAACCGGATGGGTGGCAGGTGAGGTGATCACCGCCGATTGGACAGAACCGACATTGCCCTCCTGGCTGGACTCGATTTGGCAAGGGATCCGGCGGCCCCAGGGTTTTCTGCGCTATGGCTTGGCGGGATTCCTGAAATCTGTTCGGGAAGTACCCACGTTGTTGCTGATGCGCTTGGCCTTTGGAGTCGGCCTGTGCCGGTTTGGCATGTTTCGAGCAGTGCGGGCCAAGGCCTCTCCCCATTCCCAGGCAAACTCTGCCAGCTTGGCAACCCCCCTCTAA
- a CDS encoding GNAT family N-acetyltransferase, which yields MSASSQSVLPSLVVYPAAPSDLEPLAEVLTQVFHPPQGLQRWIYRIRKLGIREDLRLRLGSRDPYYCCLAASVGSRVVGIVEISLRVMAHGKYPYLSNLAVLPRWRRRGIARQLLLSAEGVVQVWGYRRLHLHVLEDNLPARQLYSQLRYTPIERTDRLWRWLGVSPQLLLCKWLS from the coding sequence TTGAGTGCCTCTTCCCAGTCTGTGTTACCTTCTCTTGTGGTTTATCCGGCTGCACCGAGTGATTTGGAGCCGTTGGCGGAGGTGCTCACTCAGGTTTTCCATCCACCCCAAGGGCTGCAACGCTGGATCTACCGAATTCGCAAGCTGGGCATTCGCGAGGATTTGCGCTTGCGTCTGGGCTCAAGGGATCCCTACTACTGCTGTTTGGCGGCTTCGGTCGGATCCCGTGTGGTGGGCATCGTAGAAATCTCCCTGCGAGTCATGGCCCATGGGAAGTACCCTTACCTTTCCAATTTGGCGGTATTGCCCCGTTGGCGGCGGCGAGGGATAGCTCGTCAGCTTTTGCTCAGCGCTGAAGGGGTGGTTCAGGTGTGGGGCTATCGCCGTTTACATCTGCACGTTTTAGAAGACAATCTTCCCGCCCGGCAACTGTATTCCCAACTTCGTTACACCCCGATCGAGCGCACCGACCGACTGTGGCGGTGGCTGGGGGTGTCCCCCCAATTGTTGCTCTGTAAGTGGCTGTCCTGA
- a CDS encoding Mo-dependent nitrogenase C-terminal domain-containing protein, protein MGSTTISLQRARKAPQELTVSMTSLRLKSTVRLRDWLQAPLRPIRTMIDNFKIRDPHLAHLVCQWIPAQCPFERDVVLFGHKVMHIPPMCKLNPLYDQVAGLRFRALSFLAEQGEDVTPYLQ, encoded by the coding sequence ATGGGTTCCACAACAATTTCCTTGCAACGTGCTCGCAAAGCTCCTCAGGAGCTGACTGTTTCCATGACTTCTTTGCGCCTCAAGTCGACGGTTCGCCTACGTGACTGGTTGCAGGCCCCGTTACGACCGATTCGAACCATGATCGACAACTTTAAAATCCGGGATCCCCATTTAGCTCACTTGGTTTGTCAGTGGATCCCTGCTCAGTGTCCCTTTGAGCGAGATGTAGTGCTATTTGGCCACAAAGTTATGCACATTCCTCCCATGTGCAAGCTCAACCCCCTGTACGACCAAGTGGCGGGCTTACGGTTTCGGGCTTTGTCATTTCTGGCTGAGCAGGGGGAAGATGTAACCCCCTACCTGCAGTAA
- a CDS encoding peroxiredoxin, which produces MIWRWLSLVGLLVGLGVVQPAWAQWGTTPLPQIGFPAPEFELADQTGRLRHLADFRGDWVVLYFYPRDFTSGCTIEARRFQQDLPKFRAMGAQIVGISADSVDSHERFCSAEGLQFPLLSDPNGQVSQAYGSWMGDVALRNTFLIDREGILREIDPIVHPSRHSAEVLAQLQQLING; this is translated from the coding sequence ATGATTTGGCGGTGGTTGAGCCTTGTTGGGTTGCTCGTGGGTCTCGGTGTTGTTCAACCTGCCTGGGCTCAGTGGGGAACCACCCCTTTGCCTCAAATCGGCTTCCCTGCACCCGAGTTCGAGTTGGCGGATCAAACGGGGCGGTTACGTCATCTGGCAGATTTTCGGGGAGACTGGGTAGTTTTGTACTTTTACCCCCGCGATTTCACCTCAGGTTGCACCATCGAAGCCCGCCGCTTTCAGCAGGATCTGCCCAAGTTCCGGGCGATGGGGGCACAAATTGTGGGCATCAGTGCCGACTCGGTAGACTCCCACGAACGGTTCTGTTCGGCAGAGGGACTACAGTTCCCATTGCTGTCGGATCCAAATGGTCAGGTTAGCCAAGCCTATGGCTCGTGGATGGGGGATGTGGCCCTGCGCAACACATTCTTAATTGACCGAGAAGGGATCCTGCGGGAGATTGACCCCATCGTGCATCCCTCTCGTCATAGCGCTGAGGTACTGGCGCAACTGCAACAGCTCATCAACGGCTAG
- a CDS encoding precorrin-2 C(20)-methyltransferase — protein MGLGTFWGISAGAGDPDWLTVKGAKLLRSVKWLACPQGAAGQPGLAFQIVRSWLQPEQTLLSLHLPFVTHSAQLQAAWMAAAEQLAPPLEQGEDVAFVCAGDVGLYSTFAYVAQALRERIPNLSVQAIPGVSSPLAAAALLGSPLVMGSEKLAILPAMFALSDLEQACAWAEVVVLMKVAPVYPQVWQWLAEKSWLDQASLVVWAGWPQQALFPTLEGLADYQPPYFSLLILRSRQRN, from the coding sequence ATGGGACTGGGAACTTTTTGGGGCATTAGCGCTGGAGCTGGGGATCCCGATTGGCTTACGGTTAAAGGAGCCAAACTCCTCCGCTCCGTGAAATGGTTGGCCTGCCCGCAAGGTGCCGCCGGTCAGCCGGGCCTAGCTTTTCAAATTGTTCGCTCATGGCTGCAACCGGAACAAACCCTGCTCTCCCTCCACCTGCCCTTTGTCACCCACTCGGCTCAGTTACAAGCTGCCTGGATGGCTGCTGCCGAGCAACTGGCCCCACCCCTAGAACAAGGAGAAGATGTCGCTTTTGTCTGTGCGGGGGATGTCGGCCTCTACAGCACCTTCGCCTATGTCGCCCAGGCCCTGCGAGAGCGGATCCCGAACTTATCTGTTCAGGCGATTCCAGGGGTATCTTCTCCTCTAGCTGCCGCCGCCCTGTTGGGATCCCCATTGGTGATGGGATCCGAGAAATTGGCGATTTTGCCTGCCATGTTTGCCCTCAGCGACTTGGAGCAGGCGTGCGCCTGGGCAGAGGTGGTGGTGCTCATGAAAGTGGCCCCTGTTTACCCGCAGGTTTGGCAGTGGCTCGCAGAAAAGTCCTGGCTAGATCAGGCAAGCTTAGTGGTTTGGGCCGGATGGCCTCAACAAGCTCTTTTTCCCACCCTAGAGGGGCTCGCCGATTACCAACCACCCTATTTTTCCTTACTGATTCTGCGCTCACGGCAACGGAATTAA